CTGATTGACCGTCTTTACCACACACACCAATCCCTCTATCCAAGGCCAAATCATTGCCTATCATGCTGATTTTTTTCATTACGTCAGGTCCATTGCCAATTAAAGTGGCTCCTTTAACGGGCTTGGTCACCTTACCGTTTTCAATTAAGTAAGCCTCACTTGCTGAAAACACAAATTGACCTGAAGTGATATCAACTTGTCCCCCACCAAAATTAACGGCATACAAGCCATGCTTAACCGAACGAATAATCTCTTCCGGATCATGCTGCCCTGCCAACATATAAGTATTGGTCATTCGTGGCATGGGTACATGGGCATAGGACTCACGACGACAATTACCTGTAGATTGCATGCCCATTAATTTAGCATTTAATTTATCCTGCATGTAGTTAACTAACACTCCGTTGTCAATTAAAGTAGTACACTGAGAAGGAGTTCCTTCATCATCAATGGTCAGAGATCCACGTCTATCAATCAGGGTTCCATCATCCACTACAGTGACTCCTGGAGCTGCAACTGGCTGGCCTAGCCGTCCAGAAAATGCTGACAAGCCTTTACGATTAAAATCGCCCTCCAGACCATGTCCTACCGCTTCATGCAGTAAAACCCCCGGCCAGCCTGGGCCCAAAACCACAGGCATGGTTCCGGCGGGAGCGGGTTGGGCATCCAGATTAATCAGCGCCTCTCGCACTGCTTCCCGAGCGTAATTCAGGGCATTTTCTTTTTGGGTAAAATAAGAATAGGCCACTCGACCTCCCCCACCAGAACGGGCGGATTCTCGTTTCCCGTTTTTGTCTTCAACAATGACACTTACATTAATGCTAACCAAGGGTCTGACGTCAGCCATCATCTGTCCATTCATCGTAGCGACCATTACCACTTCATAGCAACCACTTAAAGAAGCATTCACCTGAGTCACGCGCGGATCGATTCGCCGGGCTTCTTTGTCAATAGCCTCAAGTAAAGCAATTTTTTCCTGTTTGCTCATACCTTCAATGGGGTTTATACCTTCATAACGGCTAACCGGAGCACAGTTGACCTGAATAGCCTGCACCATTTTACCGCCAGAAAGAGCTATAGAACGAGCAGCATCGGCGGCTCGAAGCATGGATGGTAATAAAATATCATCACAATAGGCAAAACCTGTTTTATCACCACTTACTGCACGAATCCCTACTCCCTTATCAAGAGAAAAGCTGCCACTTTTCACTTCGGAGTCTTCCAGATACCAGGATTCATAACTACAACTTTGAAAATATAGATCGGCATCATCTATGTTTCGACTGGCCATTGTTTTAAACAACTGTTCTATTCCCGTTTCATCCAGGGATGCGGGAGACAGTAAAAGTTTTTTTGCTATTGTCAGAGCTTGTGTCATTTGATCACCTTTTAATAAACTTTCTAAAGCAGGACATGATGATCGACACAGGGAAAGTGTCGTCTTAATTGTTGCAAACGTTGCAAATCAATATCCGCAGTAATTAATCCAGCTCCTGTTTCCGCTTCTTTTTGGATAACAACTTTGCCCCAAGGTTCTATTACCATGCTATGGCCATAAGTCTGTCGCCCATTTTCATGGTGACCACCTTGATTTGGAGCCAATACGTAACATAGATTTTCTATTGCTCTTGCTCTAAGCAAAATGTCCCAATGAGCAAGGCCGGTTACTGCTGTAAAAGCCGATGGTACGGTAAATATCTGTGCGCCTTTTAATAATAATTGCTGATATAGCTCAGGAAAACGTAAATCATAACAAACGGTTAATCCGATAATACCTAATGGAGTATCAACAACGACAAGCTCATTCCCTCGCTCGACTGATACCGATTCCTGGTGCGCTTCCTGTTCTGAAACACGCACATCAAATAAGTGAATTTTATCGTAGCGTGCAACGCTTAAACCCTTATCATCATAAACAATACAGCTGGATCTGACTTTTGAGCCCATACCTTTTAAAGGTATTGTTCCTGCTATAACCCATAAACCAAGTTTTTTCGCTAACTGACTTATTTTATTTTGTATAGCACCCTGTTCATAATATTCAGCTACCTGTAATTTATCCGTTTCCTTGACGCCCATAAATGCAAAGTTCTCAGGAAGTACCGCAAGCACTGCCTGTTCTTCTTTGGCTAAAGTCAAATAATGTTCCGCTTGTTGTAAATTATCTGCAACTTTAGCTGAAGATACCATTTGGATAAGCCCAACTCGTGCCATAAAACATCCTTAGTAAATTTAAACTTATCTATTCATCTTACTCTATTCTATTCATCTTACTCTATTGAAGCAAAGAACCCCAAAACAAAATTGACAGAAAAGACATTTCACATTAATAATAACGCGTCTATTATTCTTCAAATGAAGATTAATTAGAAAATTTCAAGTCACAAACTTGAAATACAGGAAACTTGCCTAGAGATATGCTAGACTAATTATAAACAACCTGGAGTTCGAAGAATGAACCGAAATAATGTTAACATCCTTACCCAACGTGGTGAGTCTGTTCTTTCAACCAATAAGGTACTGCGTAATACTTACCTGTTACTTAGTTTAACCTTTATGTTCAGTGCACTAACCGCCTATTTATCTTTTGCTAGTGGCGCTCGGCCAATGAACCCGTTCCTGATGATAGTCGGTGTGTACGGTTTGATGTTTTTAACTCAGGCATTGAGAAATAGCGCTTGGGGATTAGTCAGTGTTTTTGCTTTCACAGGTTTTCTGGGATATACCTTGGGGCCAATTCTGAGCTTTTACATGACTAGTTTTTCTAATGGTCCTCAGTTAATAGCTACAGCACTAGGCGGTACCGGAATGATCTTTTTTGCATTATCAGGCTATGCCCTGACCACTAAAAAAGACTTCAGCTTTCTTGGCGGATTCCTGTTCGTAGGCATTATGGTCGCTCTATTGGCGATGATAGCTGGTATTTTCTTCCAAATGCCTGCCTTACAATTGACTATCTCTGCTGTATTTGTACTTATTTCATCAGGATTAATCCTGTTTCAAACCAGTGAGATAATCCATAACGGTGAAACAAACTACATATCCGCCACTGTTGGATTATTCGTCTCAATTTATAATTTGTTCGTCAGCCTGCTTCAGTTGTTAGGTGCGTTTTCAGGTCGTGACTAACTACCCTCTCCTTACAGTGGACCCCATTGTCAAGACAGCGATCCGTTTAATTTAAGATATAACTTTAATTCTACTTTCTTTCGTTGACGAGGGTGCGTAGCACACGAGTCAACCACAATAGCAGTTAATGAAACACCTGTTATTGAGCCTGTGGGTATGTGGGCGCGAAGCCATCGAGTGTGGTCAAGCGGTGGATAACGTCTTTTTGTTATCCATGGCTTGTCCACATGTCCCGAAGGGCGATGGCTGATCCGCAGGACGCGTCCACATATCCACAGGCATTCCATTACGCTGCAGCCTCATATAGGCCAGCATAAACCTCTGACGGCGTGTATATTCCAAATGATTGATGAGGTCTTTCGTCGTTATAAAACTTGAAATACACCCTTAAACCATTTCGTAGTGCTAAAACTGTTCCGTATTCTTTTATGTAAATATCTTCATATTTGACTGAACGCCATAGCCGTTCAATGAACACATTATCCATCCATCGACCTTTCCCGTCCATGCTAATTTTGATGTCATGGTCTTTTAAAACATCGGTAAACGCCTTACTGGTAAACTGGGAGCCTTGATCCGTATTAAAAATATCAGGCCTGCCGTGGAGCCTGATGGCGCTCTCCAACGCGCTTACACAAAAGTCATCATCCATGCTGTTTGATACCTTCCAAGAGAGCACCTTGCGGCTATACCAGTCCATTATTGCCACCAAATATACAAAGCCTCCTTGCATCCTAACGTAGGTAATATCGGTGCACCAAACCTGATTGGGTCGATCAATCACTAAACCACGTAGCAAGTAGGGATAAACCTTTTGTTCCTTGTTCTTTTTACTCGTATTCGGCTTTGGTGCCACTGAAACCAGACCCATGATCCGCATCAAACGCTGCACTCTCTTACGGTTAACGTCATGGCCAAGGCGACGTAAATAAGAACGCATCTTTCTGCTTCCATAGAAAGGATGGCGCATGTATTCCTCATCAATCAAGACCATCAAAGCCAGATTCTCTGGGCTCTCGGTACATATTCCTTCGCCAGCAGTGCGATAGTAGCTAGCGCGTGACAAATTAACCAATGCACATTGGCGTACGATGCTGAGTGTAGGGTGATTGACATCAATCATGGCTCGCTTCTCCCGCACGCTCAACTTAGATGACCGGTCTTTTTTTTAAGCCAGTCTAACTCAACCGCTAGCTGGCCTATTTGCGTGTATAATCGATCTCGTTCTTGTATGATGGAGTCCATGTCTTTGTCATGCTTGCCGCTAAACAATTGCTTGCTTCCATCCAGTAATTGTTTTTTCCACAGATTGATTTGTGTTGCATGCACCTCAAATTCAGATGCCAATTCATTGGTCGTCTTGTGACTTTTTAATGCCTCAATTGCTACCTTTGCTTTGAAGTCAGATGTAAATTTTTTTTTAGCCACTTGGTACCCCGTTTAACAATGGTTTCTATTTTACACCACTGTCTCATTTTTGGGGTCCACTATACCTCTACCTGAATCCCGGCTTCCGCCGGGATTTTTTTTAGCGAGATTGTTTTACTTGATTAGCTCTCTATTGATAAGTTCACAACATTGATCGCTCTTTAAGAATCAGATAACAATGATACATTTGACCGAACCTACATAACGGTCACTATTAAATTACTTGCACAAAACTCTTTGAGGAATAATTGTTTACTTATATAGGCTTGTTTAAATCAATTCACAAGTAGGATGAGGTACTAAATCAAGGAGATTAATTACCTCTTGATGTGATAGTGTCATCTCATTTCCTTATAGCTGGATCTAATAACGAAGTAAACAATGAAACCTGAGATGATATCAATTAACGAAATTTTTAAAAAAAAATTTACAAGGATTTCGGGTTAACCCCTAATCCTTGCAGTATTCAACCTTATAAATCATACCACGATCATTTTAAAATTCTAACCACTGGTAAGATGTTATGGATGATGCCAAAAAATTGTAAGATATAGATAATTAAAACAATTAAAACCAATATATTTAAAAGACTTTTAATTGCTCCAGGCATAGGAATAAATGCATTAATCAACCACAAGCACACACCAAAAACAATGATAAGTGCAATTAGATTCACTAGTTCGCTCATAGAATATCCTTATTAATTAGCTACTAGATCTAGTATAGCAGATCCAAAAATTTTTGATTAAACTCATACCAAATAAGATTGGGTTTTAAGTGGGTTTGATCCTGTCCTTTAACAAATCACGAATTTCCATTAATAAAACTTCCTGATGCGATAGTATGGAAGTCTTATCTTCCTTTTCCTTCTTTTTTAATATATTAACAAATTTGATTGCTACAAAAATTGCAAAGGCTATTATGGTAAAATCAATAATAGTTTGAAGAAATCCACCCCACTTAACAACAGCATCCCCCAAGGTAAATGATTTATTGCTTATATTAATCCCGCCCAACAGTAAACCAATCAGGGGCATAATAATTCCATCTACCAAGGAGGTGATAATCTTGCCAAAAGCAGTACCTATAACAACAGCAACGGCTAAATCAATGACGTTGCCCCGCATGGCAAACTGTTTAAATTCCTTAATAAAACTCATCATTATCTCCTTTGATGATCTTTGTAGATTAGGCCTGAGCAGCATTACGGTCTGGATAATTCTCCAATCTTGTTAACCAATACCCAAATATGGAATAAATACCGGATTATTTTGTGAATTAATTTCCACTCCCTACGTACCGAGCTTTATGCTCGGTATCCAGAACAATGGTTCTGCTTAATAAGAAGCTGTTGTACAGGGATAATATTAACCAGTCCAAATATTCATCTTAAGCATTTTCTACCATTGTTTTTATTTCTTTTATTTTCCCAGCCAAATCGTCTGGTATGGCTCCTCCACCCTGAGCCATATCATCTCTGCCGCCCCCTTTTCCACATAAATGGCGTACTAACATGGCAGCCGTTGGCGCTTTTTCCAAGATATTTTTACTCACTCCAGCAATGACATTCATTTTATTTTGATCAACGGTAAATAATACAATTACAGCCGAATCTAAAGTTGATTTTAGCTGATCCAGAGTAGTTCGTAACGTTTGATTGTCCATTCCATCAAGTTGTTTGATCAATAAATTAATCCCATTTATATTCTCGACTTCGCTTACAAGATCCGCACCTGATTTCTGCGCCTTTTCACTCAGAAGTTTCGCGATTTCTTTCTCCTGGCTTTTATTATCAGCTAATAACTGGAACATTTTATCACGTAAATTGCCAACAGAAGTCTTCAGGTTTGCAGCCAGGTCACCTAAAAGATCCTGTTGCTCATTAACCCAGGCTAATGCATAACTCCCGGTAACCATATCTATGCGTCTTACACCGCTGGCAATTCCATACTCAGCAGTAATTTTAAATAAACCTATATCCCCTGTTCTTCGCGCATGGGTACCGCCACAAAGCTCTTTGGAAAATTCCCCCATTGATAAAACACGCACTGAGTCAGCATATTTTTCTCCAAAAAGCGCAACGGCCCCGCTCTTCTTGGCCGCTTCAATATCCATAACTTGAGTCACCACTTCATTATTAGCTCTAATTTGCTTATTAACCAAAATTTCAATTTGACGAATTTGTTCTTGAGTCAAAGCTTCAAAATGTGAAAAATCGAACCGAGCCCGCTCAGCTTCCACCAAAGAACCCTTTTGCTGAACATGGGTACCTACTATAGTTTTAAGTGCTGCATGCAATAAATGTGTTACAGTATGATTCAAACGAATTGCATCTCGTCTGGGATTATCAATTTGCGCTCTAACCGGGAGATTTAAAGTTAGTGTACCCTCAGTGATTTCACCGTGGTGTACTATGGCTTGACCTACTTTTTGAGTATCATCCACACGAAAACTAAATCCTTTTCCGGAAAGAATGCCTTTATCACCTGCCTGTCCACCGCTTTCTGCATAAAAAGGAGTATTATCAAGAATAACCGCGCCTTTTAATCCTTTATCCAGAGTTTTAACTTCATGACCTTCTTGCAGTAAGCCAATGATCTTGCCCTCTGCCACTTCTTTATCATAACCATGGAACTCGGATTGATGATCCAATTGAGACGTAGCATGATAATCTGTATTGAATTGGCTGGCTGCTTGTGATTGTTCTCTTTGCTGTTGCATTAACTCATTAAAACCATCCATATCAACATGCAAACCCTGTTCTCGAGCTATATCAGCCGTTAGATCTACAGGAAAACCATAGGTATCATATAATTTAAAAGCAATCGCCCCAGATATTTCATCACCACCCATGGTGTGCATTTGCTCGTGTAACAAACGAAGTCCCTGTTCTAGTGTACGAGCGAATTGATTCTCTTCCTGGATTAAAACTTTTTCTATATGCGTCTTAGCAGTGACTAATTCTGGATAAGCATCACCCATTATTGCAATTAAAGGCTCAACTAACCTGGAAAAAAATGGACTGGATAACCCTAATTTATTACCGTGTCTTACCGCTCTTCTGATAATTCTTCGTAATACATAGCCGCGCCCCTCATTGCCTGGCACTACCCCATCAACAATTAAAAAAGAACATGAACGAATGTGATCTGCAATTACTTTAAGTGAAGTATGATTTAAATCAATCTCGCTGCCAAGTTTTGCTATGGATTTAATTAAAAATTGGAACGTATCTACTTCGTAATTATTATGAACTCCTTGAACTACAGCAGCAAGTCGCTCCAATCCCATACCCGTATCAACTGAGGGCTTTGGTAAAGGGTGAAGATTGCCTTCTTTATCTCTGTTAAATTGCATGAACACCAGGTTCCAAATCTCTATGTATCTGTCTCCATCTTCATCAGGACTTCCAGGCGGACCGCCAGCAATATCAGGTCCATGATCATAAAAAATTTCAGTACAAGGACCACAAGGGCCAGTATCTCCCATAGACCAAAAATTATCCTTTTCCCCACAGCGAGAAAAACGTTCAGCAGAGACACCCATTTCTTTTAACCAGATGTCCTCTGCCTCCTTATCCTCTTTGTATACAGTTACCCATAAACGTTCTGCAGGTAAATGCAACACTTGAGTTAAGAAGTCCCAGGCAAATTGGATGGCTTCTCTTTTAAAATAATCACCTAAACTAAAATTACCCAGCATCTCAAAGAAGGTATGATGCCTGGCTGTATAGCCAACGTTTTCCAAATCATTATGTTTTCCACCAGCACGAACGCAACGCTGAGCACTAACTGCACGCTGATAAGGACGAGCTTCAAGCCCTAAAAATGAGTCTTTAAATTGCACCATGCCTGCATTAGTAAATAATAAAGTAGGATCATTAGCAGGAATCAATGAACTGGACTCTACTAACTGATGACCACGTTGTGCAAAATAATCAAAAAATGCTTGTCTAATTTCAGAACTTTTCATTTTTACTACTTACCAGTTAAGTTAATTAAATAGCGTACCATGCTATTGAATAGCGATGGTTAGCGCCAAACGAAGTGAAGTCCGATACTCGGCTTCTTTTCACTGCTTATTGTGCTCAAATGTGTTTGAGACGTTGCTATCATAAAGCAAACTACTGCAGTGAATATAACATTGCATGAGTCTTTCCGAAAATAATAGTGATGAATTTGTTACATTAAATTTTTAATGATGGTCTGTAATTTTACTTTAATTCCTTTACGACCTTTGCGATTATATCCATACTAAAGCCGCGGTAAAGTAAAAAATGCTGTAGTTTTTGTATCTCATCAAACGATAAATCAACTTTTCCTCTACTCTTTTTCTGCCAGACCTTCATTGCATAGTCTAACCAGTTCTGTTGTTCTTGCTGTAATTCATGGAGAATAAGTTCATTGTCAATACCTTTGATTTTTAATTCCTGACTGATTTTTTGAGGACCATATCCCTGGCGAATACGTGAACGACAGTAATTTTCTGCAAAACGACTGTCACTTTGTAAACCAAGGCGTTGGCAAGACTCCAATGCATCTTTAGCCTCTGTAGGGCTAAATCCTTTTTGTTCTAACTTATTGCATAATTCTATAGCGCCATGCTCACGCCTGGTTAACAGGCGTAAGGCGCTATCAAATGCTTTAGTCATCAATAGTCTCTAAGCTATCTTCAGTTGCCTCAGCAAGCATGGGTAGTTTTTTTTCTAATAGTTCAGCACGAATCTGCTGTTCAAGAACAGAAGCTATCTGAGGATTATCCTTCAGATATAATCGAACATTATCCTTACCCTGGCCGATTTTTTCTTGCTTATAACTATACCATGCACCTGATTTTTCAATTAGATTCAATTGAACACCCAAATTAATAATTTCACTTTCCCGTGAAATACCTTCGTTATACAAAATATCAAATTCTGTCATTTTGAAAGGAGGCGCGACTTTATTTTTAACTACTTTAACGCGTGTTTCACTACCTAATATTTCTTCCCCTTTCTTAATTGAGCCGATGCGTCGAATGTCCAAACGAACCGATGCATAAAATTTTAATGCATTACCACCTGTTGTTGTTTCAGGGCTGCCAAACATCACCCCAATTTTCATCCGAATCTGATTAATAAAAATAACCAAGGTGTTAGAACGCTTGATATTAGCAGTTAATTTACGTAAAGCCTGGGACATCAGTCTTGCTTGTAATCCAACATGAGTATCACCCATTTCACCTTCAATTTCAGCTTTTGGTGTTAAAGCTGCAACCGAGTCAATAATTACCACATCCACAGCAGCTGAACGTACTA
The sequence above is drawn from the Legionella antarctica genome and encodes:
- a CDS encoding Thivi_2564 family membrane protein; the encoded protein is MSELVNLIALIIVFGVCLWLINAFIPMPGAIKSLLNILVLIVLIIYILQFFGIIHNILPVVRILK
- a CDS encoding Bax inhibitor-1/YccA family protein — encoded protein: MNRNNVNILTQRGESVLSTNKVLRNTYLLLSLTFMFSALTAYLSFASGARPMNPFLMIVGVYGLMFLTQALRNSAWGLVSVFAFTGFLGYTLGPILSFYMTSFSNGPQLIATALGGTGMIFFALSGYALTTKKDFSFLGGFLFVGIMVALLAMIAGIFFQMPALQLTISAVFVLISSGLILFQTSEIIHNGETNYISATVGLFVSIYNLFVSLLQLLGAFSGRD
- the recX gene encoding recombination regulator RecX — translated: MTKAFDSALRLLTRREHGAIELCNKLEQKGFSPTEAKDALESCQRLGLQSDSRFAENYCRSRIRQGYGPQKISQELKIKGIDNELILHELQQEQQNWLDYAMKVWQKKSRGKVDLSFDEIQKLQHFLLYRGFSMDIIAKVVKELK
- the alaS gene encoding alanine--tRNA ligase, which gives rise to MKSSEIRQAFFDYFAQRGHQLVESSSLIPANDPTLLFTNAGMVQFKDSFLGLEARPYQRAVSAQRCVRAGGKHNDLENVGYTARHHTFFEMLGNFSLGDYFKREAIQFAWDFLTQVLHLPAERLWVTVYKEDKEAEDIWLKEMGVSAERFSRCGEKDNFWSMGDTGPCGPCTEIFYDHGPDIAGGPPGSPDEDGDRYIEIWNLVFMQFNRDKEGNLHPLPKPSVDTGMGLERLAAVVQGVHNNYEVDTFQFLIKSIAKLGSEIDLNHTSLKVIADHIRSCSFLIVDGVVPGNEGRGYVLRRIIRRAVRHGNKLGLSSPFFSRLVEPLIAIMGDAYPELVTAKTHIEKVLIQEENQFARTLEQGLRLLHEQMHTMGGDEISGAIAFKLYDTYGFPVDLTADIAREQGLHVDMDGFNELMQQQREQSQAASQFNTDYHATSQLDHQSEFHGYDKEVAEGKIIGLLQEGHEVKTLDKGLKGAVILDNTPFYAESGGQAGDKGILSGKGFSFRVDDTQKVGQAIVHHGEITEGTLTLNLPVRAQIDNPRRDAIRLNHTVTHLLHAALKTIVGTHVQQKGSLVEAERARFDFSHFEALTQEQIRQIEILVNKQIRANNEVVTQVMDIEAAKKSGAVALFGEKYADSVRVLSMGEFSKELCGGTHARRTGDIGLFKITAEYGIASGVRRIDMVTGSYALAWVNEQQDLLGDLAANLKTSVGNLRDKMFQLLADNKSQEKEIAKLLSEKAQKSGADLVSEVENINGINLLIKQLDGMDNQTLRTTLDQLKSTLDSAVIVLFTVDQNKMNVIAGVSKNILEKAPTAAMLVRHLCGKGGGRDDMAQGGGAIPDDLAGKIKEIKTMVENA
- the mscL gene encoding large-conductance mechanosensitive channel protein MscL, which encodes MSFIKEFKQFAMRGNVIDLAVAVVIGTAFGKIITSLVDGIIMPLIGLLLGGINISNKSFTLGDAVVKWGGFLQTIIDFTIIAFAIFVAIKFVNILKKKEKEDKTSILSHQEVLLMEIRDLLKDRIKPT
- the tldD gene encoding metalloprotease TldD, producing the protein MTQALTIAKKLLLSPASLDETGIEQLFKTMASRNIDDADLYFQSCSYESWYLEDSEVKSGSFSLDKGVGIRAVSGDKTGFAYCDDILLPSMLRAADAARSIALSGGKMVQAIQVNCAPVSRYEGINPIEGMSKQEKIALLEAIDKEARRIDPRVTQVNASLSGCYEVVMVATMNGQMMADVRPLVSINVSVIVEDKNGKRESARSGGGGRVAYSYFTQKENALNYAREAVREALINLDAQPAPAGTMPVVLGPGWPGVLLHEAVGHGLEGDFNRKGLSAFSGRLGQPVAAPGVTVVDDGTLIDRRGSLTIDDEGTPSQCTTLIDNGVLVNYMQDKLNAKLMGMQSTGNCRRESYAHVPMPRMTNTYMLAGQHDPEEIIRSVKHGLYAVNFGGGQVDITSGQFVFSASEAYLIENGKVTKPVKGATLIGNGPDVMKKISMIGNDLALDRGIGVCGKDGQSVPVGVGQPTLKIDALTVGGTS
- a CDS encoding carbon-nitrogen hydrolase family protein yields the protein MARVGLIQMVSSAKVADNLQQAEHYLTLAKEEQAVLAVLPENFAFMGVKETDKLQVAEYYEQGAIQNKISQLAKKLGLWVIAGTIPLKGMGSKVRSSCIVYDDKGLSVARYDKIHLFDVRVSEQEAHQESVSVERGNELVVVDTPLGIIGLTVCYDLRFPELYQQLLLKGAQIFTVPSAFTAVTGLAHWDILLRARAIENLCYVLAPNQGGHHENGRQTYGHSMVIEPWGKVVIQKEAETGAGLITADIDLQRLQQLRRHFPCVDHHVLL
- the recA gene encoding recombinase RecA translates to MEENKQKALSAALSQIERQFGKGSVMRMGDSTVSRDIEAISTGSLGLDIALGIGGLPKGRVVEIYGPESSGKTTLTLQVIAECQKLGGTAAFIDAEHALDPSYAQKLGVNVDELLVSQPDTGEQALEITDMLVRSAAVDVVIIDSVAALTPKAEIEGEMGDTHVGLQARLMSQALRKLTANIKRSNTLVIFINQIRMKIGVMFGSPETTTGGNALKFYASVRLDIRRIGSIKKGEEILGSETRVKVVKNKVAPPFKMTEFDILYNEGISRESEIINLGVQLNLIEKSGAWYSYKQEKIGQGKDNVRLYLKDNPQIASVLEQQIRAELLEKKLPMLAEATEDSLETIDD